In one window of Bifidobacterium sp. WK041_4_12 DNA:
- a CDS encoding carbohydrate ABC transporter permease, which translates to MNNNRVSTLAKRGFGVLVLLLLACIVAFPVYYSFMGSVMKNTDIVSSPPRIWPEHGLTWSNIVTAVHLIPLGRQYLNSFGSTLVITASQILTSLLAGYALAIMKVRGAKIWFALFLGTMMIPGEAIIIPNYLTIASLGLRNSFIALVLPYLASGFGIFMMVTFLRQFPMELVEAARLDGCSHLRILWSIVLPLSRPAAASLAIYTFLTHWNGFLWPLLVAETPQMQTIQIGITQLQSPDDFNPGLTMAGAVMAVVPTVIIVALCQRQIVRGLTAGSSR; encoded by the coding sequence TAACAATCGAGTCTCCACCCTCGCCAAACGCGGCTTCGGCGTTCTGGTCCTGTTGCTGCTCGCCTGCATCGTGGCATTCCCCGTGTATTACTCGTTCATGGGTTCGGTGATGAAGAACACGGATATCGTCAGCAGCCCGCCAAGAATCTGGCCGGAACATGGGCTCACATGGTCGAACATCGTGACTGCCGTGCACCTGATCCCGCTTGGCAGACAGTACCTGAACTCCTTCGGATCGACCCTGGTGATAACCGCCTCACAGATTCTCACCTCCCTGCTTGCTGGATATGCGCTCGCAATCATGAAGGTTCGCGGTGCAAAGATCTGGTTTGCGCTGTTCCTCGGCACCATGATGATTCCTGGAGAGGCAATCATCATTCCCAACTATCTGACGATTGCCTCACTCGGTCTACGCAATTCGTTCATAGCGCTGGTCCTGCCATATCTAGCCAGCGGATTCGGGATTTTCATGATGGTTACCTTCCTCAGACAGTTCCCGATGGAGCTTGTCGAGGCCGCTCGGCTGGATGGGTGCTCGCACCTGCGCATTCTGTGGTCAATCGTGCTGCCATTGAGCAGACCGGCCGCTGCTTCGCTTGCAATATATACCTTCCTGACCCACTGGAATGGCTTCCTGTGGCCGTTGCTCGTCGCGGAAACACCGCAGATGCAGACCATACAGATTGGTATCACGCAGTTGCAATCGCCCGACGACTTCAATCCAGGGCTCACCATGGCTGGAGCCGTTATGGCAGTAGTGCCGACGGTTATCATCGTTGCCCTCTGCCAGCGTCAGATTGTGCGCGGACTCACTGCTGGGTCAAGCCGTTAG
- a CDS encoding ABC transporter substrate-binding protein has product MKKGFKAALAVVATLGTLISTGCGSASAAGTATKDAGPQTVTFWHSMSGTNGQVLDKLIAQFNKTNKDKITVKALYQGQYDDAITKYKSAVQSKSTPTLMQVYDVGSRFMMDSGTITPMQNFIDADKYDVSDLQPNVAGYYKVDGKLYSMPFNSSMPVLYYNKSMFKAAGLDPDKAPTTLDEVKADAEKLSQKNGGPAQYGFNAAVYGWFVEQEIAANGQLYCSPQNGRSSKRADNFTFNNSSATTFLTWWKGMVDSGISGNTGTDTDNADSAFESGKVGITLESTADLSGIMGAAKTKGFEVGVGNYPKIKKNNSGPIIGGASLWISKLGHSSAQQEAAWKFIKFLSEPENQAAWHTGTGYFPTSKKALNTETDKAWRKQYPQFDVAVKQLESTKLTAATQGCSAGVMPQARKAVEDGIEKVFAGADAKSALTAEVKGLQSDIQDYNSSVQN; this is encoded by the coding sequence ATGAAAAAGGGATTCAAAGCAGCATTGGCTGTGGTTGCAACCCTCGGAACGCTGATCAGCACAGGATGTGGTTCTGCAAGCGCTGCAGGGACCGCAACCAAGGATGCCGGTCCGCAGACTGTCACGTTCTGGCATTCCATGTCAGGCACGAACGGACAGGTGCTTGACAAGCTCATTGCACAGTTTAACAAGACCAACAAGGACAAAATCACCGTCAAGGCTCTCTACCAGGGCCAATATGATGATGCCATCACAAAATACAAGTCAGCCGTGCAGTCCAAGTCCACGCCGACCTTGATGCAGGTCTACGATGTCGGCTCTCGATTCATGATGGATTCAGGCACCATCACGCCGATGCAGAACTTCATTGATGCAGATAAGTATGATGTGTCTGACCTGCAACCGAACGTAGCAGGATATTACAAGGTTGACGGCAAGCTGTATTCCATGCCATTCAATTCCTCCATGCCTGTGCTCTACTACAACAAGAGCATGTTCAAGGCTGCTGGACTCGATCCAGACAAGGCACCCACGACGCTTGATGAAGTCAAGGCCGATGCCGAGAAGCTTTCGCAGAAGAATGGTGGCCCCGCACAATACGGATTCAACGCAGCCGTGTACGGATGGTTCGTCGAGCAGGAAATAGCTGCCAACGGCCAGCTGTATTGCTCTCCTCAGAACGGAAGAAGCTCGAAGCGTGCGGATAACTTCACCTTCAACAATTCTTCGGCAACGACGTTCCTCACCTGGTGGAAGGGCATGGTCGATTCCGGCATTTCGGGCAATACCGGAACGGATACCGATAATGCAGACAGCGCTTTCGAATCAGGCAAGGTGGGCATCACCCTCGAATCCACGGCAGATCTAAGCGGCATTATGGGAGCTGCAAAGACCAAGGGCTTCGAGGTTGGCGTAGGGAACTATCCAAAGATCAAGAAGAACAATTCCGGCCCAATCATCGGAGGTGCTTCGCTCTGGATCTCCAAGCTTGGTCATTCCTCGGCCCAGCAGGAAGCGGCATGGAAGTTCATCAAGTTCCTCTCCGAGCCGGAGAATCAGGCAGCCTGGCATACTGGCACCGGTTATTTCCCAACTTCCAAGAAGGCGTTGAACACGGAAACCGACAAGGCGTGGAGAAAGCAATATCCACAGTTTGACGTGGCCGTGAAGCAGCTGGAAAGCACCAAGCTGACCGCTGCAACGCAAGGCTGCTCGGCAGGTGTGATGCCACAGGCTCGCAAGGCCGTCGAGGATGGCATCGAGAAGGTCTTCGCTGGCGCAGATGCAAAGTCGGCGCTGACGGCTGAGGTCAAAGGCCTGCAATCCGACATCCAGGATTACAACAGCTCCGTTCAAAACTGA